From Sporocytophaga myxococcoides, the proteins below share one genomic window:
- a CDS encoding sulfatase-like hydrolase/transferase, whose product MKHINQLSATLFLAATTITSAFAQEQKIGEGKISISWQESQPSYKTIYGGKKAPAGAPNVIWILLDDVGFGAASVFGGLVNTPNLDSLANNGLRYTNFHTTGICSPTRAALLTGRNSHSAHMGLFPSASVRADYPGYDGKIPSEKATIAEVLNENGYATFQLGKWHLTPDEETTDAGPFTRWPSGKGFDHNFGFLGGATDQYKPDLVEDNEHIKPDGTHLNKLLADKAITYITRLKSKAPDKPFFIYLAPGATHAPHQVEKEWSDKYKGKFDEGWDAYREKVLANQKKKGIIPANAQLPARNPLIKAWKDLPVEERKLFARFFEVYAGFLEYTDYEIGRVLTFLKETGQLENTAVFVSIGDNGASKEGTEYGVTNKSVAFGREKMTREEYRKHILSEYDKIGTKDVITSANYPLGWAQATNTPFKHWKQDAFSEGGTRNPLIVFYPRGIKERGIRNQYAHIIDIYPTTIKLIGLNFPEKVKNYVQAPLEGFELNYSFSNPNAPSTHTQQYYTIAGSRAIYKDGWKAAAAHRPDYIDFAFFEGERKTIVSDPSKDVWELYNLNEDFNERNNLAAKYPEKLNELKELYDNEARKYNVYPLIDWDYAGRIRMQQNAVVNDANIEKK is encoded by the coding sequence ATGAAACATATAAATCAATTATCAGCTACATTATTTCTGGCAGCAACAACCATTACTTCTGCTTTTGCCCAGGAACAAAAAATAGGCGAGGGTAAAATTTCCATTTCATGGCAGGAATCGCAGCCTTCTTATAAAACCATTTATGGAGGAAAAAAAGCACCGGCAGGGGCACCTAACGTTATTTGGATTTTATTGGATGACGTAGGCTTCGGAGCAGCCAGTGTTTTTGGAGGGCTGGTGAATACTCCAAATCTGGATAGTCTTGCTAATAATGGTCTAAGATATACCAATTTTCATACTACAGGTATCTGTTCTCCGACACGTGCAGCCTTGCTTACTGGAAGGAATTCCCATTCTGCTCACATGGGCTTGTTTCCCAGTGCTTCTGTAAGGGCTGACTATCCTGGTTATGATGGCAAGATTCCTAGTGAAAAAGCTACTATTGCAGAAGTACTGAATGAGAATGGTTATGCTACATTTCAACTTGGAAAGTGGCATCTGACTCCGGATGAAGAAACAACAGATGCCGGTCCATTCACCCGCTGGCCTTCCGGCAAAGGATTCGATCATAACTTTGGTTTCCTTGGTGGAGCTACAGATCAGTATAAACCGGATCTGGTTGAAGACAATGAACACATTAAGCCTGATGGAACTCATTTGAATAAATTACTTGCTGATAAGGCAATCACTTATATCACAAGATTAAAAAGCAAAGCTCCTGATAAACCGTTTTTTATTTATCTGGCCCCCGGTGCTACTCATGCACCTCATCAGGTAGAAAAAGAATGGAGTGACAAATACAAAGGAAAGTTTGATGAAGGCTGGGATGCATATCGTGAAAAGGTATTGGCCAACCAAAAGAAAAAGGGCATAATACCTGCTAATGCGCAGCTCCCAGCACGTAACCCTCTCATTAAAGCATGGAAAGATCTTCCTGTAGAGGAACGCAAACTATTTGCCCGTTTCTTTGAGGTCTATGCTGGGTTTCTTGAATATACAGACTACGAGATCGGAAGAGTGCTAACATTTCTAAAGGAAACCGGACAGTTGGAGAATACTGCCGTATTCGTTTCTATTGGGGATAATGGAGCAAGCAAGGAAGGTACTGAATATGGGGTAACTAACAAAAGTGTTGCTTTTGGAAGAGAAAAAATGACTCGTGAAGAATACAGAAAACATATCTTGAGCGAGTATGATAAAATCGGAACAAAGGATGTTATTACTTCTGCGAATTATCCGTTAGGTTGGGCCCAGGCTACCAATACGCCATTCAAACACTGGAAGCAGGATGCTTTTTCTGAAGGAGGTACTCGCAATCCTTTAATTGTTTTCTATCCAAGAGGAATAAAGGAAAGAGGAATAAGGAATCAATATGCACACATCATAGATATATATCCAACCACAATTAAACTGATTGGACTAAACTTCCCTGAAAAAGTCAAGAACTATGTACAAGCTCCTTTGGAAGGATTTGAACTGAATTATTCTTTCTCTAACCCGAACGCTCCTTCAACTCATACTCAGCAATATTATACTATAGCAGGTTCAAGAGCTATTTATAAAGATGGCTGGAAAGCAGCAGCAGCACATCGTCCTGATTATATTGATTTTGCTTTTTTTGAAGGTGAAAGAAAAACAATTGTATCAGACCCTTCAAAGGATGTTTGGGAATTATATAATCTGAATGAAGATTTTAATGAGCGCAATAATCTTGCTGCAAAATATCCTGAGAAGCTTAATGAGTTGAAAGAACTTTACGACAATGAAGCCAGGAAATATAATGTTTATCCTCTGATTGATTGGGACTATGCAGGAAGAATAAGAATGCAGCAGAATGCAGTGGTAAATGATGCAAATATTGAAAAGAAATAG
- a CDS encoding arylsulfatase: MKPNRFKLLASAGLLALGFYANAQHSPTPIFQGKIGKTLEETKEYRAQTLPKAPEGAPNIIWILIDDIGYGASTAFGGLIETPNFDRLANQGLRYTNFHTAAYCAPTRAALLTGRNTHSVHFGFFASTSYDTPGYDGYLPFEKATVAEILRENGYNTFAVGKYHLTHPSDATQAGPFNRWPTGRGFDHFYGFPPETGAGDQWHPILYRNTQREPEDPKRRHVNELFANEAINFIAGQKAAAPDKPFFLYFAPGAVHAPHQVSKEWIDKYKGKFDAGWDKYKETVLKNQIAKGVVPPGTTLPPANPGVKPWDKLSDNEKKVYLRHMEVYAGFLSQTDHEIGRIIDYVEKLGQLDNTLIALLIGDNGAEGGAKEFGRFITTDPDDTREQQLAQEVKNLDKLGTESSSALWPDGWAAATNTPFRFYKSYGNFEGGTHDPLILFYPKKIKDKGGIRHQYSYVNDILPTTIELAGVKVPTVINGYPQEPIEGTSLAYTIDPANKNLPERHTIQYQEMTGSYSLYKDGWKASFPHDRTKRIPASEERWYLYNVREDFNEQNDLAAKYPEKVKELAEAFEAEAWKYNVYPLKDDWAVSNQTAFGNAKKIVLYKDNFLSRSATPKFYNDSYSITVNAEVTSTTQGVLFSFGNVLSGISLYVKDKKLVFAYNADGKLIEIKSEKEIPVGKVSLKAEVSYSNNGKNKAVALFFNGQQVGSKNLGKISNASSGYDGLEVGRDLGTSVTPSYKAPFEFNGKLNEVVLELIETPKLAEEPAK; encoded by the coding sequence ATGAAACCAAATAGATTTAAATTACTTGCATCAGCAGGTTTACTTGCCCTTGGTTTTTATGCCAATGCACAGCATAGTCCTACACCAATATTTCAGGGGAAAATTGGAAAAACCCTTGAGGAGACTAAGGAGTACAGGGCACAAACACTACCCAAAGCTCCCGAAGGGGCACCAAATATTATCTGGATACTGATTGATGATATCGGTTATGGTGCTTCCACTGCTTTTGGTGGCTTAATCGAAACACCTAACTTCGATCGTCTGGCCAATCAGGGATTGCGTTATACAAATTTTCATACAGCAGCATACTGCGCTCCTACAAGAGCGGCATTATTAACGGGAAGAAATACCCATTCCGTACATTTTGGTTTTTTTGCAAGCACTTCTTACGATACACCTGGCTATGATGGCTATTTACCTTTTGAAAAAGCAACTGTAGCTGAAATACTTCGTGAAAATGGATACAATACATTTGCTGTTGGTAAATACCATTTAACACATCCTTCTGATGCTACACAAGCTGGTCCGTTCAACCGCTGGCCTACAGGCAGAGGTTTCGATCACTTCTATGGTTTCCCTCCTGAAACGGGTGCCGGTGATCAGTGGCATCCGATTTTATACCGCAATACACAAAGAGAGCCTGAAGATCCTAAAAGAAGACACGTGAATGAATTATTCGCGAACGAAGCCATTAACTTTATAGCCGGACAGAAAGCTGCAGCTCCGGACAAGCCTTTCTTCCTTTACTTTGCTCCAGGAGCAGTACATGCACCCCATCAGGTTTCCAAAGAGTGGATAGATAAATATAAAGGAAAGTTTGATGCAGGATGGGACAAATACAAAGAAACTGTTTTAAAAAATCAGATAGCAAAAGGAGTTGTTCCTCCAGGGACTACATTACCTCCTGCAAATCCTGGCGTAAAACCATGGGATAAATTGTCGGATAATGAGAAAAAAGTTTATTTGCGCCATATGGAAGTATATGCTGGTTTCCTTTCACAGACAGATCATGAGATCGGTCGCATCATAGACTATGTAGAGAAATTAGGTCAGCTTGATAATACACTTATCGCTTTATTGATTGGTGACAATGGGGCAGAAGGTGGTGCAAAGGAATTCGGCAGGTTTATCACTACCGATCCTGATGATACTCGTGAGCAGCAATTGGCACAGGAAGTGAAAAATCTGGATAAATTGGGTACTGAAAGTTCTTCTGCTCTATGGCCTGACGGTTGGGCTGCTGCAACCAACACTCCGTTCCGTTTTTATAAAAGTTATGGAAACTTTGAAGGTGGGACCCATGATCCATTGATTCTCTTTTATCCGAAAAAGATTAAAGATAAAGGAGGAATCCGTCATCAATATTCTTATGTAAATGATATCCTTCCAACTACAATTGAACTTGCAGGTGTAAAAGTGCCAACTGTTATTAACGGCTATCCTCAAGAACCAATTGAAGGTACAAGTCTTGCATACACTATAGATCCTGCGAATAAAAATTTACCGGAAAGACATACAATTCAATATCAGGAAATGACAGGGTCGTATAGTCTTTATAAAGACGGATGGAAGGCTTCCTTCCCGCATGACCGTACAAAAAGAATTCCGGCATCTGAAGAGAGATGGTATCTATATAATGTACGTGAAGATTTCAATGAGCAAAACGACCTGGCAGCTAAATACCCTGAAAAGGTAAAAGAACTTGCAGAAGCATTTGAAGCAGAAGCCTGGAAGTACAATGTGTATCCGTTAAAAGATGACTGGGCTGTAAGCAACCAGACTGCTTTTGGTAATGCAAAGAAAATAGTTCTTTACAAAGATAATTTCTTATCCAGAAGTGCAACACCAAAATTCTATAACGACTCTTATTCTATAACTGTTAATGCTGAAGTTACTTCTACTACACAAGGTGTTTTGTTTTCTTTCGGAAATGTATTGTCAGGAATAAGTCTTTATGTAAAGGATAAAAAACTTGTCTTTGCATACAATGCAGATGGAAAACTGATTGAAATAAAATCTGAAAAAGAAATTCCTGTTGGAAAAGTATCATTGAAGGCAGAAGTATCCTATAGCAATAATGGCAAGAATAAAGCAGTCGCTTTATTTTTCAATGGTCAGCAGGTTGGTTCAAAAAACCTTGGAAAGATCAGTAATGCAAGCAGCGGATATGATGGACTGGAAGTAGGAAGGGATCTTGGAACATCTGTTACTCCTTCATATAAAGCTCCTTTTGAATTTAACGGAAAGTTAAATGAAGTTGTGCTTGAACTGATTGAAACTCCTAAACTGGCGGAAGAGCCTGCAAAATAA